CAAATAGATAGCGTTTCAGTCGCTACATTTCTTCCACTACAGAAATACCGTTGAATAACTTGACCGCAAATATAAACACCGTCGCCAGTCcatactatcttagttcatggttaaAACGGAAGTGGTGTCGTGATCTATTGgcacctaatattaatattaatattaatagaaaaaaaaataattactgaaaatataaactttttttaatttcctctaacaaaaacttataatgaaccttgtattacattttcaagttttttgaccaagcaaataggtatttttttactggcataaattaaaaaaaactaatgaaaattgaaaatttccgCGCTGTCAGAAAACTCTTACACTTTTCCTGGTTAGTTCAGTGGATTGCGTGAATTTATCAACTGTTTCAAACAACTTGGAGGCACCTACAAAGTTAGTTCCACAGTCACTGTGCTTCTGTTGGATTGGGCCTCAGCGTGAAATAAAACGACTAAAGGCCATCAGAAAAGTCTCAGTGGACAAGTCTGAGGCGAGTTCAAGATGTAGCGACTTTGTTGCCATGCAGACGAAGAGGCATATGTATGCCAGGCATGGTACAGTTCTGCTTGTGTTGACGGTGGGTGTCGTCAATTAGCAAGTGAGTAAATCGATGTGTCCTCGGCAGAAGACTCGGGTGCTTCTGCTCATACAAGATCAGCGTGAACCAGACGAACTCCAAAACGAAGGAGTCCATGGTTGTCAATAAAGGGATTCAAGCCACGTAACTTGCTGGCGCTGTGTGAGTAGGATCGCGGAGCTGCGTAAGTTCGTCACCGAACGCTTGTCTTTGTACGGCGAGTATAATGACTTCCAGTGCATGACTTAGTTCAGTGGTTGATGGTTCTATTTTGTTGGGTTTGATGTGCAAAAACTCGTTTACAATATGCGATGATGCGAATGATCTTTTTTAATGACGAAAATCGATGGAAGAGGCGGTCAAAATGGTAGTAGTCGGGGTTATCACGAGGACTGTGGGTCGTGCTTCGAGGTCTGTAACGGCTGTAGCAGGACATAAGGGCCATTTACTGTGATTTTGGACTAGGTCCATTCCACCACATTGGATGTTTTAGAAGTTCAGTAGGGTAGAGTCCACGAGACGCGCAGTCTACTGGATTTTCGCTGGTTGGAACATATCGCCAAAGTGATGGTGGTGTAAGGCTCTGGATCTGGCTGGTTCTGTTTGCAATAAACGTTGCCCATCGATGTGGAGATGATTGAATCCAGGCGAGAGTTGTCGTTGAATCAGTCCAGGCGTACATGGCGTTGATGGATAGTACTTGTTTGAGAAGTTCGTACACATAGTTGAGCTGCCAACACTGCACCGCATAATTCTAACCGTGGGATAGTCACTCGTTTCAGAGGTGACATCTTGGATTTTGCTGTGACGAGGTTGCAATTTACGCGGTTTCCGGAATCGCAACGTAGATACACTGCAGCCGCATAACCCTTTTCGGAACTGTCTGAGAAGACGTGGAGTTCATACTGAGTTTCTCCTTCCGTGGTACGTCGACGGGGAATCTTTAGATGTTGTATGCATTGAATTTCACTTTGGTACCGCTGCCACATTGTTTGCACTTGCTCGGGAATGGGATCGTCCCATCCGATTCCTGATGTCCATAGTAACTGCATTATGTGTTTTGCCAAAAAGGTCACAGCTGAGAGGAAGCTGAGGATCAAAAATGCGTTCAAGATCCGACAGGATCGAGTGTTTTGTTGTACTTGCATCTGGACACTGAAAGCTGTAAGAGAAATTATCTTGTTTTGGATTCCATTGCATCCCGAGGATTTGCAGCCCAGCCTCCAGCTCATCGTCGAATAGTACATCAGTTGACATGGTGACCGGTCAAAATATCTTCGAAATAATATCTTTGGTCAAAATATCTTAGTCAAAATATCTTATGGCAAAATATCTCATGGCAAAAATGTTtttggtcaaaatattttttaaactaattttttagtttatattcatataatttatttatctctatataatcaaatatacgtcatatatatCGGCTATCGGTTCTATCGCCGTGTGAACCGTtgtattacataggtattattattatattatcttcgaTCGACATTTTATATCTTTATAACTGCTAGTCTACTTATTGCGAAAACTGGCCGGTAATCCCCGTCAAAGCGTCACTATTATAGACTATTGGTATTGactacgtatacatattatgccaTTATGATAAAAATGGTAGAAAGCTTATCAGcttatatacattttagcaGGTTTATGTGTAATAGTTTTGTCATAACAGTATTACTTGTCAACTGATGTACCTTGCTTTTGATTTTCTTTCTTAAATATGACTCTTACTTTTATTAAAAGCCAAAAaggtaataacttattactacAAAATGGATATCtccatattttttatagtaatggtaaaaacaaatatatttggcGGTGTACCgagtataacaaatataaatgcaGTTCGTGTTTTACAAGTAGCAAAAATGAAACAAGTAATtagtgatttaaatatttatttcaaaattattgattattattttatataaatattataataaattgacgaagtatattaatttatattatattatttataggcacAATACTAAAGGAATCCTGTCATTATCATGCGCCAAATGGTGCCAAAATTCAAGTTAGAGAAatgttggaaaaaattaaaggtGATGCAAAACGTAATCAAGTGTCCACAAGGAATTTAATTAGTGAAGCTGTTACTACAGTTCCACTGGTTGTTGCTGCTCAATTACCAAGTCAATCACTGATTTCTCGAACAATCCGTAGAGTAAGATCCAAAGTTGAAGTTTGTCCTCAAAACCCATTAACAGTTAACGATTTAAATATACCACTCGAATACCAGTTAgttaataacaaacaatttttactttacgacaataaaaacgaaaaaagaattttgattttttcgacgattgataatttaaaaatacttaaaaactgtaatatttggATGGCAGATGGGACATTTCGGACAGTTCCAAAATTGTTTTCACAGTTATATACCATACACGTCTGTTATAACCAAACAACTTATCCAGTTGTTTACGTATTAATGACTGATCGTACAAAACAATCGtatatagaaattttaaatgttttaaagagATTTGAACCGGATTTGAATCCAAGCAGCATTATGATTGATTTCGAACAaccatttatattagcatttaaagaCGTGTTTCCCAATTCGGAAATAAAAGGATGTTTTTTCCATTTCCAACAATGTATCTGGCGTAAAATACAAGAAAATGGACTACAAAATATGTACGCTGAAGATGCAGAATTCTCATTACAAATTCGACATCTATGTGCACTTGCTTTTGTTCCAATGGATAAaagtgtacaatattttaatgatttaattgaatcaaattattatgttgaaaatgaaaatattttatctccGATGATTAACTATTTTGAAGACACGTGGATCGGACGTCCAAACCGTCGAAATGGTCGACGCCCGCCAATGTTTAGTGTCAATATGTGGAATTGCTATGAATCGGTAATACAAGATCTTCCACGTACGAATAATTCGGTAGAAGGATGGCATCATGCATTCAATGCAGCACTCGGAGCAAATCACGTTTCAATATGGAAATTCATACGCTTCTTAAAACATGAGCAACTGTTACAAGAggttagtatttaaatatttaatttatatttcatcttatttaatttatttatttaattacataattaatatcagGTTCGATTGGAAAAACGTTTATCGGGAGAAGCAAGTCCAACACGTCGTAGAAAGTACAGAGatcatgataaaaaaataaaagtaatcgTGGAAAATTACTCTGAAATACCAACAGTTCAATATTTAAGAGGTTTATCTTATAATGTTCagtattaataactaattttaatttaaataattaattttttaactatgatgttttttatatttaattttatatttatttttatatttatttattaaaaaaatcaatttaatagatattttaaccaAAGAAATTTTTGTCATAAGATATTTTCACAAAAGATATTTTGACCAAGATATTTTGACCGAAGATATTATTTCGAAGATATTATGACATGGAACCGTTGACATGGAGCGCTCATTGTCCGATACAGCCTGAAGGATCACGGGAGAGTTGCTGGCCCATTTCCGAAGTTGAAATTGGCCTTGTTTGCATAGAGCAATTAATTGTGATTGTTGCACTAAAGCTACTTCTGGAGAATCGGCCCCCGTGAGTATGTCATCCACAAACGTGTCTTGCATGAGGATCTGAGCAGCGATGGGGAATGTTGTCGCATCGATCTTCGCTAGGTGTTGTAAGGTTCGCAATGCTTGATGCGGAGCAGAAGAGGTACCATATGTTACAGAGACGGTATTCTGTTATTGGTTCATCAGGTTAATTTCGCCAAAGAATCCGTAAATAATCACGGTCTTCAGAATGAATTTCGATTTGTCTATACATTTGCTTGATGTCAGCTGTAAACAGAACCTTGTGTACTCGGGCGCGGATCAGAATACGTGGTAAGTCCTGTTGAAGCTTGCGACCTGTGTATAAGTTGGTATTGAGTGATTGTCCCGTGGTGGTCACAGCAGATGCATCATAGACGACTCGGAGTTTAGTTGTCTTACTCTCAGGACGCATGATGCAGTGGTGTGGGATGTAGTAGCAATATGGAGTCATTCTTTGATTCGTCGGGACTACCTCCATATGTTGACTCACAATGTAATCTCTCATGAACTCCTTATATTGTTGGGAAAGCTCTTCATTTTGCGACAATCGGCGGTCCAAGTACCAAAATCGCGTTTGAGCCATGCTCCGAGAATCTCCGAGGATTGGGCGAGGATGTTTCAATGGTAGCGCAATGCTAAATCGACTAGAGGCCAGACGTTTCACTAAGCACGTGAATATTCTTTCTGCGTGGATTTCATCTGAGCTCAAATGGTGTATATGGGGTGACTCCTCCAACTCCCAGAATTTTGACAGGGACTGTTCAAGTGTCGACTCAGAGGTGACTAACATTGACGTGACTGACTTGGGCGTCATTTCAGCAGCTGGTCCCATCAAAACTCATCCAAATACAGAGGCCGTTGGATGATGTCGATGACCAGCAATGCGGTCACCGGTGAATATAGCTGGTGCGACGTCTGCGCCGAGCAGGATATCAACTTTTCCTGGAGTGTGGAAGGTTGGATCTGCCAGATCCAGTTGATTTATGTTGGCCACGATGTTGCTTGAATAGTTTCTTGAGGTGTGACATCTGTGATCTTCGGTACAATAAGAACATCGAGAGGAATGGATGGTTCAGATTGGTTTACTGGTGACATTGTGATTGTGGTCATGCCGGACACCACGTTAACCGGTGTGCCTGAGAACACTCTGATTTTTGTGGTACAACGTCGGTGGGTCTGAGATAGGCGATCTGCACACTGTTTCGTGATAAAACTGACCTGAGAATGAAATTGAATCTTAATGCAATTATTGTGGGAATAATATAGCccaaaaaacatgttttttcaATCTGTAATTTATCTAGAGAAATAGCTAACGGTTCCATAACAGTACAATATTCCTCTAAAAATAACCATTCACATAATGTAAGTTTGCTTAATTTCAATTCATCAAATGTAAATACCAGTTTATCTTTAAAAGGAACTACTTTTTTAGCGGCAAAGAACATGGGATTCCACCTGGTAATTATAGGAACAGGAAATTTACAA
This genomic window from Metopolophium dirhodum isolate CAU chromosome 1, ASM1992520v1, whole genome shotgun sequence contains:
- the LOC132953663 gene encoding uncharacterized protein LOC132953663 codes for the protein MGPAAEMTPKSVTSMLVTSESTLEQSLSKFWELEESPHIHHLSSDEIHAERIFTCLVKRLASSRFSIALPLKHPRPILGDSRSMAQTRFWYLDRRLSQNEELSQQYKEFMRDYIVSQHMEVVPTNQRMTPYCYYIPHHCIMRPESKTTKLRVVYDASAVTTTGQSLNTNLYTGRKLQQDLPRILIRARVHKVLFTADIKQMYRQIEIHSEDRDYLRILWRN